The sequence ATCAAGGAATATTTATAAAATGAAAAAGGGAGAAGCTAGTGCTTCTCCCTTTTGTTACGAGCGAATTCTATTTCAGAGTGATTAATTATCCTAGGTTTAGGATATGTCATCTCTACGTTAGCCTTAGGTTTTTTGACCTGAGTAAGAGTATGGGTATTATTAACTGCCAAAAGAGTACCAAGTAAATTAAAAAATGCGTAAATCAGTTTGTACACTTTTGTGTTATTGGCCCACATGACTATGCCTCAGGGGCTGTTTCCACAAAGTACTCAAAAGCCATAAGTTCAGCTTTCTCAACAAAAACTCTGTCTATAGAGTTTTCTCCAGCTCTAATTTGTTTTTCAATTAAATCTGTCCACTCTGTAAAAGATTCATAAGGACTTCCTGCTGGTAATGGATCTCCGTTATCTTGCAAAGAGTTGATATAAGCTAATGTTGCTTTATCATTTGCAACTTCCTTTTCATATGATGGTAATCTCTCAATTGATTTGATAGTTCTTTCGATTACTGCATTTAAAATTGTTTTTGCTCCACCTACTGTTATTGACATAATTAACACCTCCTAAGTTATTTAGGAAAATCTACGGGGGATAGATTTAGCCTATAAAGTTTTATATATAAAACATTTTTTATTTTAAAAAATTATTATCGGTCTGTACATTGTTTTAACATTTGATTTATAATAAATGATCTTGTAGTATTTTTTTCTTTGGCTTTTTCATCTATTTTCTGTAGGAGTTTTTTTGGAATTCTAATGCTTACAATGGGTTTAAATAGGTTTTGAGTTGTTGTTTTCATTGTTACCTCCTAAAGTTTTTTTCTTTCGGTAACAAAAATTATGTTAATTAAATTATAATATCTATTGTGATATAAGTCAACAATAAATATCGTTTGTATTACACTTTTTACATTTTATTTACATTTTAGTTTAAAATAGTTTTGACTTTTTTAAAAAATAATAGTATAACTAATTAATTGAAATGAATTATTAGTCAACAAAGGAGGGTGCCATGTCAACTAATGATAGAGCTATACATTTTTTTCATAAAAATTTAGCAATAGAAATTGGAGTGGACGAAGCTATTTTTCTACAAAATATTTACTACCTTTGCAAAAGTAATTTACTAAATGAAAAACTTGATACAAATTCTAAAATATCTGCAACCTTGTCTAGGAAAAAAATTTTAGAGTATCAAAGTTATTTTTCTTATACTGCAGTTAGAAGAATAACTCAAAAATTAATTAATTTAAATCTTATGGAAGTTACACAAGACAGTGTCAGCACAAATTCTCTCTCCTATGTTCTTACTTTGAAAGGCTGGATCACAATGCTTTTCTTGGAAAAGAATTCAGAACTAAAAAAAATAGAAATGGCATCTGCTAAATTCAGCAATACCCATTTGTCATATTTTATAAATCAGTTGTTAATTTCAGCAAAAGATGTGTCAAATTTAGCAGATGTATTGTTGAAATCGACAGAGGTTGTGTCGAAATCAGCAGATATATATATAAATAATATAAACCTTATAGAAAGAAATATAAAAATAGAAAAAATAGCTGATGAAAATTCTGAAAATATTTTAGATGAAATTGATAGCATTATTTTAAAAAATTCTATTTTGAAAAAACGTATTGAAAAATCTTTTGAGAATACAAAAAATTATAAAAATAAAATTATAGTTCCAGCAATAGAAAAATATGGTATCTCAAAAGTTATAAAAGCACTCAGAAACACATCAGAACAATTTTTACCACATAGTAGTCCAGTTGGAAATTTTTATTTAAATTTAAACAAATTAATAATTGTATAAGAATAAAAATTATTTGGAATAATT comes from Candidatus Cetobacterium colombiensis and encodes:
- a CDS encoding ribbon-helix-helix domain-containing protein, with translation MKTTTQNLFKPIVSIRIPKKLLQKIDEKAKEKNTTRSFIINQMLKQCTDR